AACTCGATCTGACACTGGAACCGATGGACGGACTCGCCGGTTTCGACGACCCGTTTCCACGGCAACTCTTCGATCGGAATCGGCTCTCCTTCAGCGTCGTAGACGTCCGCCGGTGCGAGACTGTACTCGGGGAGGTCGGACGTTTCGAGACCGTGACGCGTGAGCAACCGCGAGTTCGCCCGGACGAGCCGGCCGTCGGGGTCGAAGACGCCGATGCTCACCGGCGCAGTTTCGAGAATCCGTTCGGTCAGGTCGCGCTCTTCGCGGAGCGATTGTTCGTATTCGCGCCGCTCGGTCATATCGCGGGTGACCTTCGTGAATCCCCGGAGCTCACCGTCGTCGTCTCTGATGGCGGTGATGGTGACGTTCGCCCAGAACTTCGAGCCGTCGTTACGAACCCGCCAGCCTTCGTCTACAGTACGACCGTCGGCCACTGCCGCGGCGAGATTCTGTTCGGGAACCCGCTTCTCGACGTCGTCGTCGGTGTAGAACTTCGAGAAGTGCTCGCCAACGATTTCGTCCCCTCGGTATCCCTTGATTCGACCAGCCCCTTCGTTCCAGCTAGCGATGGTTCCGTCCGGTTCGAGCATGAAGATGGCGTAGTCCTTGACCGCGCTCACGAAGGCTCGGAACTCCGTTCGCTCGGACTCCGCGGCGGCCGACTGACGCTCCTCTCCCGGACGCCACCAGACTCGACTTCCCCCAGCTATCTCCGTCGACTGCAGATCACCGCGGTCCGTGAGCTCCTCGAGCGTCTGTTCTGCGGTCTGTCGAGAGCAGTCGAGGCGCTCGGCGACGGTCGCGGCAGTTACCGGTTGAGACGGCTTCTCTAACTGTGTGAAGAGGTCCCGGACCTCCTCACGTATCACGTCCGGAGTTGGGCCAGGCATCCCCATGAGCACCCCCTCTCACCAAGAACTTATAAACGGTAGTGTCTGAAGAGACCGAGTGGTCCCGTACGAGTGTCGGCTCACCACGGGAATAGCGGCGGGAGGCGAAGCGCCACTTCCGACGCGGTCAGTTCGTCACCGTCCTCGCCGTACGTCATCGCCGGAAACGGCCCGAACGAGGTGGCGTGGTCGACGTACTGCTCGTAGCCCGACTCGGTGTGCGGGGAGAACGGCGACCGGAGGTCCTGCTCCTCCAGCGCCCACTGGCCGAACCGCTCGTTGGCGTTCTCGTTTTCACGCCACTCGCCGCCCGAGAGACGACTTCCCTCCTCGAACTCGGTCTCGTCGCGCTTTCGCTCGTCGACGTAGAGGTAGTGCTTGGGGTACGGACTGGCATCCCAGACGCGGGCGAGGTTCGTCCCGTCGGCCATCACCGCGAGTTCGAGGAACGTGTACATCGTCGGCGGCTGGACGACGAACGCGGGCACCACCTCCACGTCCATCCCCGTCGTCTCCAAGAACTCGACCGGGCCGAGTTCGTAGAACTTCTCGCGCATTATCTCGATGTACGTGTCGCTCCCACCGAAGAGGACGGAGGCGCGTACACCTCCGACGCCATCGACCTCCTCGCGCACGGCGTCGCTCTCGAACCGCTTGTTCGAGACGTCGGCTCGAAGCTTGTCCTTGCCGCCGAACCAGTCGAGGTCGTCGCGCTCGATGATCTCCCTGACGACGTTCTCCTCGGTTTCTTCCCCCTCGACGCCGACGTACGACGGCTTCTCGTCCGCGTTCGTTTCGAGGCTGACACTCTGCTCCACGATGTTCCGACCGTCGGGCGTCGAAAAGGAGAGCGCGATGTGGTTCGCGAGTCGGTACCGCCTGAGCCCTTCGTCGTACTCCGGGAGGTGCTTTCGCATCTCGTAGACGTCCTGCAGGTCGTCGGGGAGATCGGTCACGCCGTCGGCGACGAACCACGCGTCGAGACACTTGCCGTTGTAATCGGGCATCGCGCTGTCGAGGTCGTCGCCGCCCTCGGTGCTGTTCTCGCTATTGCCGGGCAGCAGCGTGACGGTCGTCGCCGACGTCGATCGCTCGACCATCAGGACCACCCCCCTCCGAGTTTGATCTCGGTGTCTGCGATCGTGAGCCGGAACCTGTCTTCAGCGAGGATTTCGAACTCGTACGGTTCGGTCGCGCCGTCGGCGAAGACGAACGCGCCCGCCTCCCCATCGTCGAATTTATCGGTCACCTCGGTTCGAACGTACGCGCCGTGGTCGAACTGGAGCGCTCGCATCGTCGCCGCGAGTCGGGCGCTCCCCACGGGGTCGACCGAGGCGGTCGCGCGGATGGCGTCGAAGACGACGCCGCCGCGGTACGCGAACGCGTCGTCCGGTGAATCGAGGCCGGTGTCGTCCGGATACCAGATAATTTCGAGACGGGAGACCGCGTCGAGGAGGTCGGTCTTCACGTCGCTCGCGTCCCAGTAGATGCGGCCCGGAACGGCCTGCGGGACCGTCACCGGGTCGGACTCGGCGACGACTTCAAGTTCCGAGTCCGCGTCGAGTGCGTCCGTCGGACGGTAGATGCGAAATCGGAAGGCAACGGGCGCGTCAGTGTCGTCGACGCGACCCGGCGCGACATCGGCGACGAAGTACGGGTACGACGAAAGTTCGAGCCCGGAGACCGGACGCGAAATCGACGGGGTCGGGTCGCCGTCGACGGCGACGTTGAGCGCGTACTCGCCTTCGGTGACGGCGATCGGACGGTCGCCTCGGGCGACTCTCGAAAGCGCGAGGTCACCGTCAGTCCGCCATTCGTCGAGCGTCGACTCGAACGTGCCGAGCGAAAGGACATCGGTCAACTCGGTCAGGGTAGCGGCCGCCGGTGTCGACGTAATCGACCCGAGGGCGGTCGCGACGCCGGTTCCCGCAAACGCCGACAGCACAGTTCGGCGCGACATTCGGAGCAGCCTCTCGTCTTCAGGCATCGTACGAGCAGTGAATTTCGGGGTCCTATGAATCTTGTTAGGTGCTATTCAAACTCTCGAAGAGTGGTAAGTTCGCTAACTGATATTCTCGATGGAGAGGGCAGGATAGTCGACTAGTCGTACTGGGAGGGTACGTCGTTCGTCTCGCCGGCAAGCGTCGTGTTGACGATGACGCCGATCATGAGTATGGCCGCGGCGACATAGAGGCTCGTGAGAATGATGATGATACCGCTGAGGACGCCATAAATCGCGTACTGAGCCGCGTTCACCGCGTAGAGCTGGATGACCGACAGTAGTATCGACCAGCCGACGGCAGCAGTGAGAGCCCCGGGAACGGCTCCCGACCACGAAGTCACGACTCGCGACGGGACGTAGTACATCGGGAGAAACGCGCCCGTGAGCGCGACGAGCAGGACGATTGACCCGACAACTCCGACGAGAGAAGTAGCCGGCAGAAGTGCGAAGAGCGCGCTCGTGACGATAATCATGGTGATTGCGAGGCTGAAGGAGACGAGCGTCGTGACCGCATCACGAAGTTGCTCGGTGAGCGACCGCTCGTCCGCATTCTCGATGCGTTCGACTACAGCCAGAAACCCGACCGCGATGTTTGCCCCGCCCCAGGCGAGGACGACGATTGCGAACACGCCTGCTCCGGTCCGTCCCGAGACTTCGGTCATCGCTTCGTACACTAACCCCTGGGCTTCACCCGTGAGAAACTGCGGTGTCGTCGTATAAATCTCGACCGCGAGATTCTCACCGATGATTGCAAACACTAACACTAAGAGTGGAATGAACGAGACGAACGCGTAGTAGGCGACTGCGCCCGCCGGATATTTTATCTCCTCGTCATTTGCGACTCGTGCCACGGCGATAGCGACACCGAGTGCGTTCGCCATCCGTCCCATAGGGTGGTAGGTGTGTCTACGAACAAAGAGATTGTATTCGGCTGCGCTCGGGGAACCCGGTTACCGATCGAGTGCTGCGACGGTAACGTCACCGCGGCTCGAAACGTCCACTTGGCAACCGTCGTACAAGAAACACACCTCGACGGGTCGTTTCCGAGACGGCGCCACGAGGTCGGTTAGCGCTTCGGGGTCGATGACATCAAACAGCGGCGGCAGAGCGGTGATGTCGCGATCCGTGACGGTCGCCACGCTTTCGACGA
This genomic stretch from Haloprofundus salilacus harbors:
- a CDS encoding YihY/virulence factor BrkB family protein, translated to MGRMANALGVAIAVARVANDEEIKYPAGAVAYYAFVSFIPLLVLVFAIIGENLAVEIYTTTPQFLTGEAQGLVYEAMTEVSGRTGAGVFAIVVLAWGGANIAVGFLAVVERIENADERSLTEQLRDAVTTLVSFSLAITMIIVTSALFALLPATSLVGVVGSIVLLVALTGAFLPMYYVPSRVVTSWSGAVPGALTAAVGWSILLSVIQLYAVNAAQYAIYGVLSGIIIILTSLYVAAAILMIGVIVNTTLAGETNDVPSQYD
- a CDS encoding HalOD1 output domain-containing protein, whose product is MCATKKQSDSSTRLSFGGDVGLDPGCEAVHARFDGDPNSVVLAIVESVATVTDRDITALPPLFDVIDPEALTDLVAPSRKRPVEVCFLYDGCQVDVSSRGDVTVAALDR